The genomic stretch GCGGCTTTAACTTCTTCAGGCGGACGGGCAGTCTGGAAGTTCACATCCAGCAAGGTAATACCCATATCGTACGGACGCACGGTCTCTTCCAGCACACGCTGGGTATCCGTACGCACAATGGTACGCCCTTCCGTCAGGATTTTATCCATCGTGTACTTACCGATAACGCCACGCAGCGCGCTATCGGTCGCCTGACGCAGGCTGTCGTCAGCATTGGTAACGCTAAACAGGTATTTTTCCGGCTGAGTGACACGGTACTGGACGTTCATCTCCACCCGCACCACGTTTTCGTCGGATGTCAGCATAACGCCGGATGTCGCCAGCTCGCGGACTGACTCCACGTTGACGGCACGTACCGCATCAACAAAGGTCGGTTTCCAGTTAAGACCTGGCCCCACCAGATGGCTGAATTTGCCAAAGCGGGTGACCACACCACGTTCGGCTTCCTTGATGGTATAAAAACCGCTGACACCCCATACCACCACGACTGCCGCTACGACCAGTCCCAGAATACGGCCACTGTTTCCACTACTGCCCAGAGAACCAGAGCCGGAACCTGATGATTTACCGCCCAGATCGCCGAGTTTTTTGCTCAACTTACGGAATATATCATCGAGGTCAGGCGGCCCCTGATCCCGTCCACCTTTATTGTTTCCGCCAGAGTTGCCGCTATTGTTATTGCTGCTCCCCCACGGGTCGCGGTCCTGTCCGTTGTTACCGGGCTGATTCCACGCCATGTTTAGCTCCATTCATTATGATAGGTATTTTTTGGGGTCAATGTCCCAGAGTTACGAGACTGTCTGTGTCGATGAGACAATATAATCTTGCAATTTCTGCTCCTGTTTACACAGGCGCCGCCAGTCGATAATGGGCATTCTGACCACCAACCCTACGCTGCCGTCTTCCTCAATCCACTCTTTTTCTATTGCCTGAAGCTGATAAAAACGACTTCTCAGGCGACCAGCCTCTGCCGGAAGATGCAACGAATAATGTGCAATTTCCCCGGACAGTCGTTCGGTCAACGCCTGAAATAATAATGGGATTCCTTCCCCGGTTTGAGCAGAAAGCCATACCCTGACTGGGCGGTTTTCCTCATCACGGTCGATACGCGGTGCAATATTCTCCAGCCGGTCAATTTTGTTCATGACCAGTAAAAAAGGAATATCATCCGCTTCTATCTCGGCTAACACCTCGTTGACGGCATCGATATTTTCATCGACACGGGCGTCGGAGGCATCGACCACGTGCAGTAATAAGGTGGCTTCCCGGGTTTCCTGCAATGTCGCCTTGAATGCCGCCACCAGGTCGTGCGGCAAATCGCGGATAAACCCGACTGTATCTGCCAGCACAGTATCACCGACATCATCGACCTCAATACGGCGCAATGTCGGATCCAGTGTGGCAAACAACTGGTCTGCAGCATAGACATCCGCAGCTGTCATATGATTGAACAGGGTTGATTTACCTGCGTTGGTATATCCCACCAACGAAACAGTCGGCACTTCAGCACGCGTACGTGCCCGCCGTCCCTGCTCGCGCTGTTTTTCCACCCGTTCAAGACGAGACAAGATCTGACTAATGCGGTTGCGTAACAAGCGACGGTCGGTTTCCAACTGAGTTTCACCCGGTCCGCGCAGACCGATACCGCCTTTCTGGCGCTCAAGGTGCGTCCAGCCACGAACCAGACGCGTCGCCAGATGGCGTAATTGCGCCAGCTCAACCTGTAATTTCCCTTCATGGGTACGGGCGCGTTGGGCAAAGATATCCAGGATCAACCCGGTACGGTCAATCACCCGGCACTCGCACAGGCGCTCCAGATTGCGCTCTTGCGCTGGCGTCAACGCATGATTAAACAACACGACAAAGGCACCGGTCGCTTTAACCGCCTGCGCGATTTCCTCCGCCTTGCCTTCGCCGACAAAATACTTGGAGTGCGGCGCTTTACGGCTGCCAGTAATCACCTGCAACGCGTCTATTCCGGCTGAAGACACCAGAGACTCGAACTCCAGCAGGTCTTCAGTATCTTTCTCTTGCGAAAAGTAAATATGAACTAGTATGGCCTGTTCACCGGCTTCATAACGGTCAAACAACCGGACACCCTCTCAGAAAAAAGCGACCACGGCAGTGAAAGCCGCTGAAATCAGCACTTTTCCCGCCGTGGTAAACTGGTAAGGACGCGTTATTCAGCGTCATCACTTTCCTGTTGCGGCTGTTGCTGCGCCGCCTGATTGTTGGCATGGTAGTTATTTGAGCCAGGATTATTACTGTGATGCGATACCGGGCGAGAAGGAACTACCGTTGAAATGGCGTGTTTGTACACCATCTGACTAACCGTGTTTTTCAGCAGAATCACAAACTGATCGAAAGACTCAATCTGGCCTTGCAGTTTGATGCCGTTAACCAAATAAATCGAAACCGGAACACGTTCACGACGCAAAGCGTTCAAGAACGGATCTTGCAAAGATTGCCCCTTAGCCATTCTATATTTTCCTTATTTGCTTGTTGTTTGTAACAAAGAACCCTGCGGCCCTAAAATAACGTTATAAAAATTTGTGCCGAGAATCAGTCAATTGTAGACACAGGCAATTGTACACAATCGTCTAACCTATGCACTAACAACCTGAATCACCGTGCGTAACGCTTCTGCGGGCTGATCGCTGTCAAGCCAGCGCACCCCTTCCCAGCCACGCAACCAGGTCATCTGGCGTTTCGCCAGTTGCCGGGTAGCGCAGATGCCACGATACACCATCTCATCGTAATCGATCTCGCCCGACAAATATGACCACATCTGGCGGTATCCGACACAACGAATTGACGGCAACGCAGGGTTCAGATCTGGTCGGGCAAACAATGCCCGGGCCTCTGTTTCAAAACCTGATTCCAACATCTGCCGAAAACGTAACGCTATCCGTTCATGCAACAACTCACGTGTCGCGGGAGCAATCGCAAACTGATGAACACGATAGGGCAACGCTTCACCGGATGTCTTTGTCAACT from Dickeya zeae NCPPB 2538 encodes the following:
- the hfq gene encoding RNA chaperone Hfq, whose amino-acid sequence is MAKGQSLQDPFLNALRRERVPVSIYLVNGIKLQGQIESFDQFVILLKNTVSQMVYKHAISTVVPSRPVSHHSNNPGSNNYHANNQAAQQQPQQESDDAE
- the hflX gene encoding ribosome rescue GTPase HflX; translated protein: MFDRYEAGEQAILVHIYFSQEKDTEDLLEFESLVSSAGIDALQVITGSRKAPHSKYFVGEGKAEEIAQAVKATGAFVVLFNHALTPAQERNLERLCECRVIDRTGLILDIFAQRARTHEGKLQVELAQLRHLATRLVRGWTHLERQKGGIGLRGPGETQLETDRRLLRNRISQILSRLERVEKQREQGRRARTRAEVPTVSLVGYTNAGKSTLFNHMTAADVYAADQLFATLDPTLRRIEVDDVGDTVLADTVGFIRDLPHDLVAAFKATLQETREATLLLHVVDASDARVDENIDAVNEVLAEIEADDIPFLLVMNKIDRLENIAPRIDRDEENRPVRVWLSAQTGEGIPLLFQALTERLSGEIAHYSLHLPAEAGRLRSRFYQLQAIEKEWIEEDGSVGLVVRMPIIDWRRLCKQEQKLQDYIVSSTQTVS
- the hflK gene encoding FtsH protease activity modulator HflK, with protein sequence MAWNQPGNNGQDRDPWGSSNNNSGNSGGNNKGGRDQGPPDLDDIFRKLSKKLGDLGGKSSGSGSGSLGSSGNSGRILGLVVAAVVVVWGVSGFYTIKEAERGVVTRFGKFSHLVGPGLNWKPTFVDAVRAVNVESVRELATSGVMLTSDENVVRVEMNVQYRVTQPEKYLFSVTNADDSLRQATDSALRGVIGKYTMDKILTEGRTIVRTDTQRVLEETVRPYDMGITLLDVNFQTARPPEEVKAAFDDAIAARENEQQYIREAEAYANEVQPRANGQAQRILEESRAYKDRTVLEAQGEVSRFSRLLPEYKAAPEITRERLYIETMERVLSHTNKVLVSDKSNNLMVLPLDQLMRGQGNFPASAPASGNAANPAPLRLPSTSGSSGASYAPRSSNNGNIMDQRRANAQRDEIIRVGRE